A window of the Oryza brachyantha chromosome 5, ObraRS2, whole genome shotgun sequence genome harbors these coding sequences:
- the LOC102702944 gene encoding flocculation protein FLO11 produces MRGSGEAVAVARDVASSSPAKPPSALDMMRFQRVGPDCLPLPNGSGGSGSRKPTAATRSSKDDDSPAAASDSKGIGPYLASASASVESKPRTRAPPPPQPPQAAAPAPAPPSSSTAAAGRSPARDHGHHTSDFADPTSPTSTGGAGGAVTDSAVLLQWGHNKRSRGRRDASASASSASAAAPSPQRRQAAAGAVKIQRRSSAPAEKLMPPPSTTPSRGSTLRVASSLPARGSAGDAAHHHGRTTLPHHRSGEQSATKAEKQQHRPASDSKAHRAEVVMALAKADSKFQHHAGGSGHSQAAADHHGPSSSSKAAAAATPVTQKFELPRIYTTLSRKEKEEDFMAMKGTKLPQRPKKRPKLVEKQVNFICPGMWLSDVTRSKYIVREKKCTKKQQKYRGLKGMESMDSDSD; encoded by the exons ATGCGTGGCTCCGGCGAGGCCGTCGCCGTTGCTCGAGACGTCGCGTCGTCGAGCCCAGCGAAACCCCCATCGGCATTGGACATGATGAG ATTTCAGAGAGTCGGTCCGGATTGTCTCCCGCTCCCcaatggcagcggcggcagcgggagccggaagccgacggcggcgaccagaTCGAGCAAGGACGACgactccccggccgccgccagcgaCAGCAAGGGCATCGGACCGTACCTCGCTAGCGCATCGGCGTCGGTCGAGTCTAAGCCGCGCActcgagctccgccgccgccgcagcctccacaggcggcggcgccggccccggccccgccgtcgtcctcaACGGCGGCCGCAGGAAGGAGCCCTGCGCGCGACCACGGCCACCACACCTCCGACTTCGCCGACCCCACCTCCCCGAcctccaccggcggcgccggcggcgccgtgacCGACTCCGCCGTGCTGCTCCAGTGGGGCCACAACAAGCGCTCGCGCGGGCGGCGCGAcgcgtccgcctccgcctcgtcggCCTCAGCGGCCGCGCCCTCCCCCCAGCGCCGCcaggccgcggccggcgcggtCAAGATCCAGCGCCGGTCATCAGCACCCGCGGAGAAGCtgatgccgccgccgagcacgaCGCCCTCCCGCGGCTCCAccctccgcgtcgcctcctccctcccggccCGCGGCAGCGCCGGAGacgccgcccaccaccacggcCGCACCACCCTCCCCCACCACAG ATCCGGCGAGCAGTCGGCGACGAAGGCggagaagcagcagcatcgGCCGGCGTCGGACAGCAAGGCGCACAGGGCGGAGGTGGTCATGGCTTTGGCCAAGGCGGACTCCAAGTTCCAGCATcacgccggcggcagcggccacagccaggccgccgccgatcaCCACGGCCCAAGCTCGTcgtcgaaggcggcggcggcggcgacgccggtcACGCAGAAGTTCGAGCTGCCGCGGATCTACACGACGCTGTCGCgcaaggagaaggaggaggactTCATGGCCATGAAAGGCACCAAGCTGCCGCAGCGACCCAAGAAGAGGCCCAAGCTTGTCGAGAAGCAAGTCAAC TTCATCTGCCCAGGAATGTGGCTCTCGGATGTGACCAGATCCAAGTATATCGTCCGCGAGAAGAAGTGCACCAAGAAG CAACAGAAGTACAGGGGCCTGAAAGGGATGGAGAGCATGGACAGCGACTCCGACTGA
- the LOC102702663 gene encoding O-acyltransferase WSD1-like isoform X2, with amino-acid sequence MPPPVHAPMDHLSTAHPASSSASSSTHSTTTPSSLRKRVLSIDTSPRGAPRGSRERESKAQQESAMAEADQAAAAAAETEWERDVEAAVPMSPAGRLFRETHFNCYIVAVIGLGSSVDVAAARAGLEATLVRHPRFCSVQVSNEASKRAKPKWVRTTVNLDNHLIFPELDPTATSANPDQVVEDYMSTLSTQPMDHSRPLWEFHVLDFPTAEAAATVAVRMHHSLGDGVSLLSLLIACTRSAADPARLPALPPAPPRHDGPAAYARRRPPLSAGLLALAAWAWSCLVLAWHTVVDVVCFVATSLFLRDARTPLMGAEGVEFRRKRFVNCTLSLDDVKHVKNAMKYCERCVSWSNFCSIVALLLPQDHREKRTRRKNIRMRSALLVNIRKTPGLHALAEMMNSSKNNAARWGNLIGYIVLPFRIAMYDDPLEYIRQGKRTVDRKKNSLEAIFTYWSGNLIVKLFGIKTAAALCYGMIANTTLSFSSMVGPAEKVEFYGHPIEYIAPSVYGHPHALTIHYQSYMNIIKLVLAVDDAQFPDAHQLLNDFAESLKLIRQAASTKS; translated from the exons ATGCCGCCGCCCGTACACGCGCCGATGGATCATCTCTCGACGGCCCATCCAGCCAGTTCGAGCGCTTCCAGTTCCACCcactccaccaccaccccctccTCGCTGCGGAAGCGGGTGCTCTCGATAGACACGTCGCCGCGTGGCGCGCCCAGAGGCagcagagagagggagagcaaGGCGCAGCAGGAGAGCGCGATGGCGGAAGCCgaccaggcggcggcggcggcggcggagacggagtGGGAGAGGGacgtggaggcggcggtgccgaTGAGCCCCGCGGGGCGGCTGTTCCGGGAGACGCACTTCAACTGCTACATCGTGGCGGTGATCGGGCTCGGCTCCAGCGTGgacgtcgcggcggcgcgcgccgggCTGGAAGCCACGCTCGTCCGCCACCCCCGCTTCTGCAGCGTCCAG GTGTCGAACGAGGCGAGCAAGCGCGCGAAACCAAAGTGGGTCCGGACGACGGTTAACCTGGACAACCACCTCATCTTCCCAGAGCTGGACCCCACCGCCACGTCGGCCAACCCTGACCAGGTCGTCGAGGACTACATGTCCACGCTGTCCACACAGCCGATGGACCACTCCCGCCCGCTCTGGGAGTTCCACGTCCTCGACTTCCCGACCGCCGAGgcggccgccaccgtcgccgtccggATGCACCACTccctcggcgacggcgtctcGCTGCTATCCCTCCTCATCGCGTGCACCCGCAGCGCCGCCGACCCGGCGAGGCTCCCCGCGctgccgcctgcgccgccgcgccacgacGGTCCCGCGGCCTAcgcccgccggcggccgccgctctCGGCGGGGCTCCTGGCACTCGCCGCGTGGGCCTGGTCCTGCCTCGTGCTCGCCTGGCACACGGTCGTCGACGTCGTGTGCTTCGTCGCGACGTCGCTGTTCCTCCGCGACGCGCGCACGCCGCTCATGGGGGCGGAGGGCGTCGAGTTCCGCCGCAAGCGCTTCGTCAACTGCACGCTCAGCCTCGACGACGTCAAGCACGTCAAGAATGCCATGAAGT ACTGTGAACGATGTGTTAGTTGGAGTAACTTCTGCAGCATTGTCGCGCTATTACTTCCGCAAGACCA CAGGGAGAAGCGTACGCGACGAAAGAATATCCGTATGCGGTCCGCTCTTCTTGTTAACATCAGAAAAACACCTGGCTTACAT GCATTGGCAGAAATGATGAATTCCAGCAAGAACAATGCTGCGAGATGGGGAAATCTAATTGGCTACATCGTACTTCCTTTTCGTATAGCCATGTACGATGATCCTCTTGAGTACATTCGTCAGGGAAAAAGAACAGTTGACAGGAAGAAGAACTCGCTAGAAGCAATCTTCACATACTGGAGCGGAaatctaatagtcaaactTTTTGGCATTAAG ACTGCAGCTGCTCTCTGCTATGGCATGATTGCTAATACCACTCTGTCATTCTCGAGCATGGTCGGTCCTGCAGAGAAGGTCGAGTTCTATGGGCATCCTATAGAGTATATTGCCCCAAGTGTATATGGGCATCCACAT GCACTGACAATACACTACCAGAGCTACATGAACATTATCAAGCTTGTCCTGGCGGTGGATGATGCACAGTTCCCAGACGCTCACCAACTACTGAATGATTTCGCCGAGTCCCTCAAGCTCATCCGTCAGGCAGCTTCGACAAAATCAtag
- the LOC102714186 gene encoding dynamin-related protein 5A, with protein sequence MENLISLVNKLQRACTALGDHGEESALPTLWDSLPAIAVVGGQSSGKSSVLESVVGKDFLPRGSGIVTRRPLVLQLHRIDGDREYAEFMHLPRKRFTDFALVRKEIADETDRETGRSKQISSVPIHLSIYSPYVVNLTLIDLPGLTKVAVEGQPDSIVQDIENMVRSFIEKPNCIILAVSPANQDLATSDAIKISREVDPKGERTFGVLTKIDLMDKGTDAVDILEGRSYRLQQPWVGVVNRSQQDINKNVDMIAARRREREYFSTTPEYKHLSHRMGSEHLAKMLSKHLESVIKSRIPGLQSLITKTIAELETELNRLGKPIATDAGGKLYTIMEICRMFDGIYKEHLDGVRPGGEKIYHVFDNQFPVAIKRLQFDKQLAMENVRKLITEADGYQPHLIAPEQGYRRLIESCLVSIRGPAEAAVDAVHAILKELVHKAINETHELKQFPTLRVEVGNAAFESLDRMRDESKKNTLKLVDMECSYLTVDFFRKLPQDVEKGGNPSHSIFDRYNDSYLRRIGTTVLAYVNMVCSTLRNSIPKSIVYCQVREAKRSLLDHFFTELGAREIKQLSKLLDEDPAVMERRTNLAKRLELYRSAQAEIDAVAWSK encoded by the exons ATGGAGAACCTGATCTCGCTCGTCAACAAGCTGCAGCGGGCCTGCACCGCCCTCGGCGACCACGGCGAGGAGAGCGCGCTCCCCACCCTTTGGGACTCGCTgccggccatcgccgtcgtcggaggcCAG AGTTCGGGTAAATCCTCGGTGTTGGAGAGCGTTGTTGGGAAGGATTTCCTACCAAGAGGCTCAG GCATTGTCACCCGTCGTCCCTTGGTGCTGCAGCTTCATAGGATTGATGGAGACAGAGAATATGCAGAGTTCATGCACCTTCCCAGGAAGAGATTCACTGATTTCG CCCTTGTAAGGAAGGAGATAGCTGATGAAACTGACAGAGAAACTGGTCGTTCAAAGCAAATATCATCTGTCCCTATTCATTTGAGCATATATTCTCCATATG TTGTGAACCTGACTCTTATCGATCTTCCTGGGCTTACTAAAGTTGCTGTTG AGGGTCAACCTGACAGTATTGTTCAGGACATTGAAAACATGGTTCGGTCATTCATTGAAAAG CCCAATTGTATCATTCTGGCTGTTTCTCCAGCCAATCAGGATCTTGCAACTTCTGATGCAATCAAGATTTCACGGGAAGTTGATCCCAAAG GTGAAAGGACCTTTGGTGTGCTTACAAAAATCGATCTAATGGACAAGGGTACCGATGCTGTTGAT ATATTGGAAGGAAGGTCTTATCGGCTTCAACAACCATGGGTTGGTGTCGTCAATCGATCCCAGCAGGATATCAACAAGAATGTGGACATGATTGCTGCCAGGCGCAGAGAGCGTGAGTATTTTTCAACTACGCCAGAATACAAACACCTTTCCCATAGGATGGGATCAGAACATCTAGCAAAGATGCTCTCGAAG CATTTGGAGTCTGTTATTAAATCAAGAATCCCAGGGCTCCAATCTCTTATAACAAAGACAATCGCTGAGCTGGAGACAGAACTTAATCGACTTGGGAAGCCCATTGCTACAGATGCTGGT GGAAAACTGTACACGATCATGGAAATATGCCGCATGTTTGATGGTATCTATAAAGAACATCTGGATGGAGT GCGTCCTGGTGGTGAGAAAATTTACCATGTCTTCGACAATCAATTTCCTGTAGCTATCAAACGTTTGCAGTTTGATAAACAACTGGCAATGGAAAATGTGAGAAAGCTCATAACCGAGGCTGATGGATACCAGCCCCATTTAATAGCTCCAGAGCAAGGATATCGACGCCTCATAGAGTCTTGTCTTGTTAGTATCAGAGGTCCTGCTGAGGCAGCTGTGGATGCG GTCCATGCGATACTCAAGGAATTAGTGCACAAGGCTATCAATGAAACACAT GAGTTGAAGCAATTCCCCACTCTTCGCGTGGAAGTAGGCAATGCGGCTTTTGAGTCATTGGACAGAATGAGGGATGAAAGCAAGAAAAACACGTTAAAGCTAGTTGATATGGAATGCAGCTACTTAACTGTAGATTTCTTCAGAAAACTTCCTCAGGATGTTGAGAAGGGTGGAAATCCAAGCCACTCTATTTTTGATAGATACAATGATTCTTATCTTAGACGAATTG GAACAACTGTTCTGGCATATGTTAATATGGTATGTTCAACCTTGAGgaactccatcccaaaatctATCGTCTACTGTCAAGTCCGGGAGGCAAAACGCTCACTGCTCGATCACTTCTTTACTGAATTGGGAGCAAGAGAG ATTAAGCAACTTTCTAAGCTTCTTGATGAAGACCCGGCAGTCATGGAACGCAGGACTAACCTTGCAAAGAGGCTGGAACTATATCGGAGTGCCCAAGCGGAAATTGATGCAGTTGCATGGTCCAAATAG
- the LOC102702382 gene encoding uncharacterized protein LOC102702382 isoform X2 produces the protein MEIGRLVRTQPGWAPAAARGRSRRPLALSSSGRRGARCRAMESPASASVHAVSIPFSDLKDRDLGGKIEEGLGPSGLGIISIADVPGFPVLRKALLRLAPKVANLPEDVRKGFEDPDSRFSFGWSHGKEKLESGKLDTFKGSFYANPILDVPTTDDVLVRRYPSYCRPNIWPASHLPELEIAFKALGKLMLEVGLMLAYHCDRYVMQQGVGTYDGESLEQTIASSRCHKGRLLYYYPRQFSKQEEGDSVSSWCGWHTDHGSLTGLSCALFTKNSLEILCPDSAAGLYIRTRDDKVVKVTFEENELAYQIGETTEILSRGRLCATPHCVKAPSSENASNVDRSTFAMFMQPDWDEKLKFPSEIPYHQELIPPNGTLTFGEYSERLVNKYYQGMT, from the exons ATGGAGATTGGTCGCCTCGTGCGAACGCAACCCGGGTGGGCACCAGCCGCCGCCCGAGGGAGGAGCCGACGACCGCTCGCGCTCTCGTCCAGCGGCCGCCGGGGGGCGCGGTGCCGCGCCATGGAATCGCCGGCGTCCGCGTCCGTCCACGCGGTCTCCATCCCCTTCTCCGACCTCAAG GATAGAGACCTGGGCGGGAAGATCGAGGAAGGCCTCGGGCCCAGCGGGCTCGGGATCATCTCCATTGCTGAC GTGCCTGGTTTTCCCGTGCTGAGGAAAGCATTGCTGCGCCTGGCACCAAA AGTTGCAAACCTTCCTGAAGATGTGAGGAAAGGATTTGAAGACCCAGACAGCAG GTTTAGCTTTGGGTGGAGTCATGGGAAAGAGAAATTAGAGTCTGGGAAACTCG ACACATTCAAAGGCTCCTTTTATGCCAACCCAATTTTGGATGTTCCAACCACTGATGATGTACTTGTGAGAAG GTACCCGTCATATTGCCGACCAAATATATGGCCCGCCAGTCATCTTCCTGAGCTTGAAATAG cATTTAAAGCTCTTGGGAAGCTGATGTTGGAAGTTGGTTTGATGTTGGCTTATCATTGTGATCGCTATG TAATGCAGCAAGGAGTGGGAACATATGATGGTGAAAGCCTTGAGCAGACAATTGCCAGCTCAAGGTGTCACAAGGGCCGACTTCTGTATTACTACCCCCGGCAATTTAG TAAACAGGAGGAAGGTGATTCTGTTTCATCGTGGTGTGGATGGCATACTGACCATGGATCTTTAACAG GACTTTCATGTGCCTTGTTTACTAAAAATTCATTGGAGATCCTCTGTCCTGATAGTGCTGCTGGATTGTACATAAGGACTCGTGATGATAAAGTTGTTAAG GTTACATTTGAGGAGAATGAATTGGCATACCAAATTGGAGAAACGACTGAAATATTATCAAGAGGTCGCCTATGTGCAACTCCACACTGTGTGAAG GCCCCCAGCAGCGAAAACGCATCAAATGTTGACCGTTCGACCTTCGCGATGTTCATGCAACCAGATTG GGATGAGAAGCTCAAGTTTCCAAGTGAAATTCCTTATCACCAAGAG TTGATCCCACCGAATGGAACTCTTACATTCGGGGAGTATTCAGAAAGACTGGTGAACAAGTATTATCAGGGAATGACATAA
- the LOC102702663 gene encoding O-acyltransferase WSD1-like isoform X1 — translation MPPPVHAPMDHLSTAHPASSSASSSTHSTTTPSSLRKRVLSIDTSPRGAPRGSRERESKAQQESAMAEADQAAAAAAETEWERDVEAAVPMSPAGRLFRETHFNCYIVAVIGLGSSVDVAAARAGLEATLVRHPRFCSVQVSNEASKRAKPKWVRTTVNLDNHLIFPELDPTATSANPDQVVEDYMSTLSTQPMDHSRPLWEFHVLDFPTAEAAATVAVRMHHSLGDGVSLLSLLIACTRSAADPARLPALPPAPPRHDGPAAYARRRPPLSAGLLALAAWAWSCLVLAWHTVVDVVCFVATSLFLRDARTPLMGAEGVEFRRKRFVNCTLSLDDVKHVKNAMKCTVNDVLVGVTSAALSRYYFRKTSDNSREKRTRRKNIRMRSALLVNIRKTPGLHALAEMMNSSKNNAARWGNLIGYIVLPFRIAMYDDPLEYIRQGKRTVDRKKNSLEAIFTYWSGNLIVKLFGIKTAAALCYGMIANTTLSFSSMVGPAEKVEFYGHPIEYIAPSVYGHPHALTIHYQSYMNIIKLVLAVDDAQFPDAHQLLNDFAESLKLIRQAASTKS, via the exons ATGCCGCCGCCCGTACACGCGCCGATGGATCATCTCTCGACGGCCCATCCAGCCAGTTCGAGCGCTTCCAGTTCCACCcactccaccaccaccccctccTCGCTGCGGAAGCGGGTGCTCTCGATAGACACGTCGCCGCGTGGCGCGCCCAGAGGCagcagagagagggagagcaaGGCGCAGCAGGAGAGCGCGATGGCGGAAGCCgaccaggcggcggcggcggcggcggagacggagtGGGAGAGGGacgtggaggcggcggtgccgaTGAGCCCCGCGGGGCGGCTGTTCCGGGAGACGCACTTCAACTGCTACATCGTGGCGGTGATCGGGCTCGGCTCCAGCGTGgacgtcgcggcggcgcgcgccgggCTGGAAGCCACGCTCGTCCGCCACCCCCGCTTCTGCAGCGTCCAG GTGTCGAACGAGGCGAGCAAGCGCGCGAAACCAAAGTGGGTCCGGACGACGGTTAACCTGGACAACCACCTCATCTTCCCAGAGCTGGACCCCACCGCCACGTCGGCCAACCCTGACCAGGTCGTCGAGGACTACATGTCCACGCTGTCCACACAGCCGATGGACCACTCCCGCCCGCTCTGGGAGTTCCACGTCCTCGACTTCCCGACCGCCGAGgcggccgccaccgtcgccgtccggATGCACCACTccctcggcgacggcgtctcGCTGCTATCCCTCCTCATCGCGTGCACCCGCAGCGCCGCCGACCCGGCGAGGCTCCCCGCGctgccgcctgcgccgccgcgccacgacGGTCCCGCGGCCTAcgcccgccggcggccgccgctctCGGCGGGGCTCCTGGCACTCGCCGCGTGGGCCTGGTCCTGCCTCGTGCTCGCCTGGCACACGGTCGTCGACGTCGTGTGCTTCGTCGCGACGTCGCTGTTCCTCCGCGACGCGCGCACGCCGCTCATGGGGGCGGAGGGCGTCGAGTTCCGCCGCAAGCGCTTCGTCAACTGCACGCTCAGCCTCGACGACGTCAAGCACGTCAAGAATGCCATGAAGTGT ACTGTGAACGATGTGTTAGTTGGAGTAACTTCTGCAGCATTGTCGCGCTATTACTTCCGCAAGACCA GTGATAACAGCAGGGAGAAGCGTACGCGACGAAAGAATATCCGTATGCGGTCCGCTCTTCTTGTTAACATCAGAAAAACACCTGGCTTACAT GCATTGGCAGAAATGATGAATTCCAGCAAGAACAATGCTGCGAGATGGGGAAATCTAATTGGCTACATCGTACTTCCTTTTCGTATAGCCATGTACGATGATCCTCTTGAGTACATTCGTCAGGGAAAAAGAACAGTTGACAGGAAGAAGAACTCGCTAGAAGCAATCTTCACATACTGGAGCGGAaatctaatagtcaaactTTTTGGCATTAAG ACTGCAGCTGCTCTCTGCTATGGCATGATTGCTAATACCACTCTGTCATTCTCGAGCATGGTCGGTCCTGCAGAGAAGGTCGAGTTCTATGGGCATCCTATAGAGTATATTGCCCCAAGTGTATATGGGCATCCACAT GCACTGACAATACACTACCAGAGCTACATGAACATTATCAAGCTTGTCCTGGCGGTGGATGATGCACAGTTCCCAGACGCTCACCAACTACTGAATGATTTCGCCGAGTCCCTCAAGCTCATCCGTCAGGCAGCTTCGACAAAATCAtag
- the LOC102714461 gene encoding cytochrome b561 and DOMON domain-containing protein At3g61750-like codes for MARAAAAVAVLVVAFAAAATAQMESCNTELPFVLVGNYSGLACQPVWNNFVLRYHQDKNNVLRVVLSTMYSTGWVGMGFSRDGLMVGSSAMVGWIGRKGLPHVKQFSLRGKTSGKVVANRGFLVSNDRDHTVVVQQARIYLAFQLKFSYRLTSQHIILAFGSSIPVNNKLTKHQDKTSFTFDFTTGKTFTDGSFPYGLRRAHGALNLFAWGVLLPIGAILARYFRRMDPLWFYLHVGIQFVGFIIGLAGVVAGVALYNKIQADIPAHRGLGIFILVLGILQILAFFLRPNTDSKYRKYWNWYHHWSGRLLLFFAAVNIVLGIHVGGGDNSWKIGYGFNLAILLLAVIGLEFMLWTRWSKDSEPTPSY; via the exons atggcgcgtgcggcggcggcggttgccgtgctggtggtggcgttcgccgcggcggcgacggcgcagatGGAGAGCTGCAACACCGAGCTGCCGTTCGTGCTCGTCGGCAACTACTCCGGGCTCGCTTGCCAGCCGGTCTGGAACAACTTCGTGCTCCGG TATCACCAGGACAAGAACAACGTGCTGAGGGTGGTGCTGTCGACGATGTACAGCACGGGGTGGGTGGGGATGGGGTTCTCCCGGGACGGTCTCATGGTGGGCTCGAGCGCCATGGTCGGGTGGATCGGCCGGAAGGGGCTCCCCCACGTCAAGCAGTTCTCGCTGCGCGGCAAGACCAGCGGCAAGGTCGTCGCCAACCGCGGGTTCCTCGTCTCCAACGACCGCGACCACACCGTCGTCGTGCAGCAGGCCAGGATCTACCTCGCCTTCCAGCTCAAGTTCTCCTACCGCCTCACCAGCCAGCACATCATCCTCGCCTTCGGCTCTAGCATCCCCGTCAACAACAAGCTCACCAAGCACCAGGACAAGACCTCCTTCACCTTCGACTTCACCACTG GCAAGACTTTCACCGACGGGTCATTCCCCTACGGTCTGAGGAGGGCACACGGGGCTCTGAACCTGTTCGCGTGGGGCGTCCTGCTGCCGATCGGCGCCATCCTGGCGCGCTACTTCCGGCGGATGGACCCTCTCTGGTTCTACCTCCACGTCGGCATCCAGTTCGTCGGCTTCATcatcggcctcgccggcgtcgtcgccggagtaGCCCTCTACAACAAGATCCAGGCCGACATCCCGGCACACAGGGGCCTCGGCATCTTCATCCTCGTCCTCGGCATCCTCCAG ATTTTGGCGTTCTTCCTTCGTCCCAACACCGACTCCAAGTACCGTAAGTATTGGAACTGGTACCACCACTGGTCGGGCAGGCTGTTGCTGTTCTTCGCCGCCGTCAACATCGTGCTCGGGAtccacgtcggcggcggtgacaaCTCGTGGAAGATCGGGTACGGATTCAACCTCGCCATCCTCCTGCTCGCCGTCATCGGGCTGGAGTTCATGCTGTGGACGAGGTGGTCCAAGGACAGCGAGCCCACGCCCTCGTACTAG
- the LOC102702382 gene encoding uncharacterized protein LOC102702382 isoform X1, translated as MEIGRLVRTQPGWAPAAARGRSRRPLALSSSGRRGARCRAMESPASASVHAVSIPFSDLKEKDRDLGGKIEEGLGPSGLGIISIADVPGFPVLRKALLRLAPKVANLPEDVRKGFEDPDSRFSFGWSHGKEKLESGKLDTFKGSFYANPILDVPTTDDVLVRRYPSYCRPNIWPASHLPELEIAFKALGKLMLEVGLMLAYHCDRYVMQQGVGTYDGESLEQTIASSRCHKGRLLYYYPRQFSKQEEGDSVSSWCGWHTDHGSLTGLSCALFTKNSLEILCPDSAAGLYIRTRDDKVVKVTFEENELAYQIGETTEILSRGRLCATPHCVKAPSSENASNVDRSTFAMFMQPDWDEKLKFPSEIPYHQELIPPNGTLTFGEYSERLVNKYYQGMT; from the exons ATGGAGATTGGTCGCCTCGTGCGAACGCAACCCGGGTGGGCACCAGCCGCCGCCCGAGGGAGGAGCCGACGACCGCTCGCGCTCTCGTCCAGCGGCCGCCGGGGGGCGCGGTGCCGCGCCATGGAATCGCCGGCGTCCGCGTCCGTCCACGCGGTCTCCATCCCCTTCTCCGACCTCAAG GAGAAGGATAGAGACCTGGGCGGGAAGATCGAGGAAGGCCTCGGGCCCAGCGGGCTCGGGATCATCTCCATTGCTGAC GTGCCTGGTTTTCCCGTGCTGAGGAAAGCATTGCTGCGCCTGGCACCAAA AGTTGCAAACCTTCCTGAAGATGTGAGGAAAGGATTTGAAGACCCAGACAGCAG GTTTAGCTTTGGGTGGAGTCATGGGAAAGAGAAATTAGAGTCTGGGAAACTCG ACACATTCAAAGGCTCCTTTTATGCCAACCCAATTTTGGATGTTCCAACCACTGATGATGTACTTGTGAGAAG GTACCCGTCATATTGCCGACCAAATATATGGCCCGCCAGTCATCTTCCTGAGCTTGAAATAG cATTTAAAGCTCTTGGGAAGCTGATGTTGGAAGTTGGTTTGATGTTGGCTTATCATTGTGATCGCTATG TAATGCAGCAAGGAGTGGGAACATATGATGGTGAAAGCCTTGAGCAGACAATTGCCAGCTCAAGGTGTCACAAGGGCCGACTTCTGTATTACTACCCCCGGCAATTTAG TAAACAGGAGGAAGGTGATTCTGTTTCATCGTGGTGTGGATGGCATACTGACCATGGATCTTTAACAG GACTTTCATGTGCCTTGTTTACTAAAAATTCATTGGAGATCCTCTGTCCTGATAGTGCTGCTGGATTGTACATAAGGACTCGTGATGATAAAGTTGTTAAG GTTACATTTGAGGAGAATGAATTGGCATACCAAATTGGAGAAACGACTGAAATATTATCAAGAGGTCGCCTATGTGCAACTCCACACTGTGTGAAG GCCCCCAGCAGCGAAAACGCATCAAATGTTGACCGTTCGACCTTCGCGATGTTCATGCAACCAGATTG GGATGAGAAGCTCAAGTTTCCAAGTGAAATTCCTTATCACCAAGAG TTGATCCCACCGAATGGAACTCTTACATTCGGGGAGTATTCAGAAAGACTGGTGAACAAGTATTATCAGGGAATGACATAA